CAAGGCGGCTCGCGCCTACACCGGGCGCGGCAAGATCATGAAGTTCGAGGGCAGCTACCACGGCTCATACGACTTCGCCGAAGTCTCAATGACACCACCGGTCGATACCTGGGAGATGGACGAACCGCCCTCGCTGGCCTACTCGGCTGGCACGCCGGACGGTGTCCTGGAGAACGTCATCGTCTCGCGGCTGAACGACCTGGCGCTGACCGAGCGGCTGATCGAGCGCAACTGGCAAGACCTCGCCGCCGTGCTGATCGACCCGATGCCGATGCGCGCCGGCCTGATTCCGGCCGACCTGCCCTTCCTGAACGCCCTGCGTGAGATGACTCGCGAACGCGGTATCGTCCTGATCTTCGATGAGGTCATCGCCCTGCGCAACGCCATCGGCGGCACGCAATCGCTGCTGGGCATCACGCCCGACCTGACGACGATGGGCAAGATCATCGGCGGCGGCTTCCCGGTCGGCGCGGTCGGTGGCTCAGCCGAGGTGATGAGCGTCTTCGACCCCCGGCAGGGCTATCCAAAGGCCCCGCACGGCGGCACCTTCAACGCCAACCCGATGACGATGGTGGCCGGGCTGGCTGCGATGCAGAAGATGACGGCGACCGAATATGAGCGGCTGGCGACACTCGGCGCGCAGCTGCGCGAGTCACTGGCCGAGGCGATGGACGGCGCGCGCATCCACGGCCAGGTCACCGGTGGCGGGTCGCTGTTCCAGATCCATCTGCACGACCGACCGATCCGCGACTACCGCGGCAGCGTCCCGAGCTCCGACGAGCGCGAGCGCGGCGCGCGCCTGCACCGTGGCCTGATGGCACATGGCATCATCACAGCGCCATCGCTGATGGGTTGCCTTTCGACGCCGATGGGTGAGGCAGAGGTCAACGCCTTTGTCGATGCCTTCGTCGCGGCTGCAACCGAAGACTGACGACACCGGAGATGTCGGGAGGGCGCTACCTCCCCACCGTCCCGAAAGGATGATGCATGTCTGACGAACGGTCGCACCGCTCGATTCTGCGCAGCGATGCAGCGCTGGACCTGACCAGCGACTTCTGGATGCATAGCCACTTCCGCGCGATGGCCGAGGTCTATCGCTCGCTGCTGACGCAGGCCGAACTGCTACCCGGCGACCACGTCCTCGATGTCGGCTGTGGCAGCGGCACGCACTTCGCCTGGCTGGCTGCCATCATTGGCCCCGAGGGCAGGATCGTCGGGATCGACTCCGACCCGGAGAATCTCGATCTCGCGCGCAGCCGGATCGCCGGTGAGCCGTGGGCGAATCAGGTCGAGCTCCACGCAGGCCCGATGTCGCCACTCCCCTTTGCCGATGGATCATTCGATGCTGTCTGGTGCGCCGGATCGCTGCAATACGTCGCCGACCCGGTCGGTGCGATCCGCGATATGGTCCGCGTCGTCCGACAGGGCGGCAAGGTCGCGATTCAGGATGTCGAGATGCACCCGATGCTCCTCGGCCCGATGCCGGACAACCTGCTCATCGCGCTAAAGGACTGCCTGCCGCGTGGCGAGACCGGCACCGATGAAGGGTATGTCGACTGGTTCACCGGCCACAAGCTACGCGGCTATCTGCTGGAGGCCGGCGTGCGTGAGGTGCGTGGCTACCTCCGCATGCGCGAGTATGTCCATCCGCTGACGACCGATGAGCGTCGCTTCCTGGATGTCGCGATCCCCTATCTCTGCACCGAGTCGCCGGGCATCCCGACACTGCGCGCCGAGCAGCAGGCAGCACTCAGCCAGCTTGTCGAGCCGGCCAATGACGCGCCGATCCTGGCGCAGCCGGACTTCCAGTTTGTTGAAGGACGGGCGCTGGCGGTCGGCGTTCGATAGTCGGACAATATCGCCGCTCAGAGGGTGACGGAGCGAAGACATTAAGGGGAAGAGGACGAGGGATGCAACCACGGGTCGTGGCAGTTAGCCGGAGCGCGACACACTCAATGACGAAACCAACACAGCCGGAGATTCGATTGCTCGCCGGTCTTGGTGTCGATGGCGATACTCACGCCGGTGTCTCTGTTCAGCATCGTGCACGCGTCGCACGCAACCCGGATCAGCCAAACCTGCGTCAGGTGCATCTGATCCACGAGGAACTATTCGCAGAACTCCTGCCGAAAGGCTTCGCGATGGATGCTGGCGTGATGGGCGAGAACGTGACAACCCGTGATCTCGATCTACTCGGCCTGCCAACCGGCACACGGCTGCGTCTTGGTGACGAAGCGTTGATCGAGATTACCGGGCTGCGCAATCCATGCGCACTGCTCGACGACATTCAGCCAGGTCTGATGAAGGCAACGCTGGATCGCGACGAAGAAGGCAATCTCATTCGGAAGGCCGGGATCATGGCCGTCGTCCTCACCAGCGGTGTTGTCCACCCAAATGATCCAATCGAAGTCATTCTGCCGGAGGAGCCGCACACACCCCTTGTTCCGGTCTGATCACGCCGGTGGCTCACAACCTGCGGCGGGGAAGATGACGTAGCACGCAATCTGGAAGTGAGCAGGGGCATGGTTCAATCGGCCGACCGCATCCTCGTCCGGCTCCACGAACGGCAAGTTCCCTACCGACTCTTGTCGATTGTGCCCGGGCCGACGCCGACATCCCATCCGAAGCTGACGACGATCGCATTTCGCAGTGGCCGCGGCATCTGGACGCTCGTCGTCATCCGGCTCGGAGACACGATCGACCTCGCTCGCCTTGCGCGCGTCATCGGCGTCCGGCCCGCTGACCTCACGCCGATCTCCGCCGCAGATGCGCACGACGCGCTGGGCTACGATCTGGATAGCCTCGCCCCGATCCCGCCAACAAACCAGGCGCGCGTAATCTTCGACGAGGCCGTCGCGCGGCTCGACATCGCCTGGTGCGGATCGGGCCGCGCCGGTCAGACGCTCGAAATCCGCGTCCACGACCTGCTCGCGATCGCAGGGGGCCGCGTCGTGCGGCTGGTTCGTGATTAGCGGGGCGACCACCATGGGCACGTAGCTGCATTGGACAGCATCCGACGGGTGGGAGATCTCTCACTGCGGTTCGAGATGACAGAGGAAAGGGTCGGCTGTCGGATCGGGCCACTTGCCATTGCTGGCACTGGTCGATCCGCTGGACTGGCAATCAGCATCGTATCCTGTCATCTCGAACCGCAGTGAGAGATCTCCCACCCGTCGGATGCAATCCAATGCAGCTACGTGCCCTCGCTGCTGAAGTCACCAGTCGACACGGGCGTTTGCGATTACCCCTCAACCACAATCGTCCCGACCATGCCCTGCGCGGCGTGCTCGGTGCAGGCGTAGGTGTAGGTGCCGGGGACGGTCAGGCGCACGTTGAAGCGTTGGCCGGGTTGGAGCAGGCCGGAGTCCCAGACGGGCGCGCGCTCCGGGAGTGCGGCCACGCCGGGGAGTTTGGTCGGATCGCAGGTCGCTGTGTGGGGGGCGCTGCCGGTCGCGAAGAAAGTGACGGTGTCGCCGACGCTGACCGTCAGATCGGCGGGATCGAACGACGGCGCATCGGTCATGTTGATAGTGAACGCTTGCGGGCCGACTGCCGTTGGTGACGCAGATGGCGTCGCATCGTCGCCTCCTCCGCATGCCCAGACGAGCGGGGTGAGCGCCATGCCGACTGCAATTCGAACGAATGCGCGCCGATTGACCACCTGCGCCAAGCAACCCTCCACATCATCGACGACGTGCAAATCCTGGCAAGGATTGTGCTGTGTATCCATCGGTCGACGTCAGCAAATGCGAAGTTTCTCGCATTGCAGTTGCCGCCAAGCCCGGTTATTCTAGACAATAGCCGTGTGGTGTCTGCAACATGACGCCGCTGCCGATTGGCAGCACGGCCAAGAGGCATGTCGCAATCGTCCACCAGGGAGGGCGGAATCTATGGCGTTTGAGCTTCCGAAACTACCGTATGCAGAAGATGCACTCGAGCCCAACATCGATAAAGAGACGATGAGCATTCACCATGACAAGCACCATGCTGCTTATGTCAATAACCTGAATGCTGCCGTCGAGGGCACCGAGTTCGCCGATATGGCAATCGACGATCTGCTGCGCAACATCAGCAAGGTCCCGGCGGACAAGCAGACCGCAGTTCGCAACAATGGTGGCGGCCATGCCAACCACACCATGTTCTGGGAAATCATGGGCCCGGATGGTGGCGGCGCGCCGACCGGCGATCTGGCAGACGCGATCAACAGCACCTTCGGCAGCCTTGATGAGCTGAAGTCCAAGGTGAACGCGGCCGGCGCTGGCCGGTTCGGCTCCGGCTGGGCCTGGCTGATCGTCAATGGCAGTGGCGAACTTGAGGTCATCAGCACCGCCAATCAGGATAGCCCGCTGATGGATGGCAACTATCCGCTGCTC
This Thermomicrobiales bacterium DNA region includes the following protein-coding sequences:
- a CDS encoding superoxide dismutase, with the protein product MAFELPKLPYAEDALEPNIDKETMSIHHDKHHAAYVNNLNAAVEGTEFADMAIDDLLRNISKVPADKQTAVRNNGGGHANHTMFWEIMGPDGGGAPTGDLADAINSTFGSLDELKSKVNAAGAGRFGSGWAWLIVNGSGELEVISTANQDSPLMDGNYPLLGVDVWEHAYYLKYQNRRPDYLAAWWNTINWDAVAARYAKAKA
- a CDS encoding aminotransferase class III-fold pyridoxal phosphate-dependent enzyme, which translates into the protein ADPDITAAVIAEIPRGLAFAMPTEHEVRLAELLTSRVPSVEQIRFTNSGSEAVMIAIKAARAYTGRGKIMKFEGSYHGSYDFAEVSMTPPVDTWEMDEPPSLAYSAGTPDGVLENVIVSRLNDLALTERLIERNWQDLAAVLIDPMPMRAGLIPADLPFLNALREMTRERGIVLIFDEVIALRNAIGGTQSLLGITPDLTTMGKIIGGGFPVGAVGGSAEVMSVFDPRQGYPKAPHGGTFNANPMTMVAGLAAMQKMTATEYERLATLGAQLRESLAEAMDGARIHGQVTGGGSLFQIHLHDRPIRDYRGSVPSSDERERGARLHRGLMAHGIITAPSLMGCLSTPMGEAEVNAFVDAFVAAATED
- a CDS encoding YbaK/EbsC family protein, with translation MVQSADRILVRLHERQVPYRLLSIVPGPTPTSHPKLTTIAFRSGRGIWTLVVIRLGDTIDLARLARVIGVRPADLTPISAADAHDALGYDLDSLAPIPPTNQARVIFDEAVARLDIAWCGSGRAGQTLEIRVHDLLAIAGGRVVRLVRD
- a CDS encoding MOSC domain-containing protein, which translates into the protein MTKPTQPEIRLLAGLGVDGDTHAGVSVQHRARVARNPDQPNLRQVHLIHEELFAELLPKGFAMDAGVMGENVTTRDLDLLGLPTGTRLRLGDEALIEITGLRNPCALLDDIQPGLMKATLDRDEEGNLIRKAGIMAVVLTSGVVHPNDPIEVILPEEPHTPLVPV
- a CDS encoding plastocyanin/azurin family copper-binding protein — protein: MVNRRAFVRIAVGMALTPLVWACGGGDDATPSASPTAVGPQAFTINMTDAPSFDPADLTVSVGDTVTFFATGSAPHTATCDPTKLPGVAALPERAPVWDSGLLQPGQRFNVRLTVPGTYTYACTEHAAQGMVGTIVVEG
- a CDS encoding methyltransferase domain-containing protein, with the protein product MSDERSHRSILRSDAALDLTSDFWMHSHFRAMAEVYRSLLTQAELLPGDHVLDVGCGSGTHFAWLAAIIGPEGRIVGIDSDPENLDLARSRIAGEPWANQVELHAGPMSPLPFADGSFDAVWCAGSLQYVADPVGAIRDMVRVVRQGGKVAIQDVEMHPMLLGPMPDNLLIALKDCLPRGETGTDEGYVDWFTGHKLRGYLLEAGVREVRGYLRMREYVHPLTTDERRFLDVAIPYLCTESPGIPTLRAEQQAALSQLVEPANDAPILAQPDFQFVEGRALAVGVR